In a genomic window of Erigeron canadensis isolate Cc75 chromosome 5, C_canadensis_v1, whole genome shotgun sequence:
- the LOC122599691 gene encoding syntaxin-22-like — protein sequence MSFQDIEAGRPLNSRRGGGYVKKTQDPTQAIASGIFQINTAVSTFQRLVNSLGSPKDTPELRDKLHKTRLHIGQLVKDTSEKLKQASETDHRAEVSASKKITDAKLAKDFQAVLQEFQKAQRLSVERETAYSPAIPQAIHSSRNEASETDASSGRSPEQRALLVESRRQEVLLLDNEIAFNEAIIEERDQGIQDIQNQIGEVNEIFKDLAVLVHEQGTMIDDIGSNIENSHAATAQAKSHLVKASKTQRSNSSMTCLLLVILGIVLLIVIIILVV from the exons atgagTTTTCAAGATATCGAAGCGGGTCGACCGCTGAATTCAAGACGGGGTGGTGGATATGTAAAGAAAACACAAGACCCGACCCAAGCAATCGCTTCTGGAATATTCCAGATCAATACTGCTGTTTCCACCTTTCAGAGGCTTGTTAATTCCCTTGGTTCCCCTAAAGATACCCCTGAGCTCCGTGATAAatt GCACAAGACGAGACTACATATTGGGCAATTGGTGAAGGATACATCTGAAAAGCTTAAGCAGGCTAGTGAAACAGATCATCGTGCCGAAGTTAGT GCCAGCAAAAAGATTACGGATGCTAAACTTGCAAAAGATTTTCAAGCAGTTTTGCAAGAATTTCAGAAAGCACAACGGTTGTCAGTGGAAAGGGAGACAGCTTATTCTCCTGCTATTCCTCAAGCTATTCATTCCTCACG TAATGAAGCCAGTGAAACGGATGCTAGCTCGGGCAGAAGTCCAGAACAGCGTGCCCTTCTTGTCGAATCTAGAAG ACAGGAAGTGTTATTGTTGGACAATGAGATTGCGTTTAATGAGGCTATCATTGAGGAAAGAGATCAAGGAATACAAGATATACAAAACCAAATTGGTGAGGTAaatgaaatattcaaggatCTTGCTGTTTTGGTGCATGAGCAAGGAACCATGATCG ATGATATTGGGTCCAATATCGAGAATTCCCATGCTGCAACTGCACAGGCTAAATCACATCTTGTGAAAGCATCAAAGACTCAGAGATCAAACTCCTCCATG ACTTGCTTGCTCTTGGTGATATTAGGGATTGTGCTTCTCATTGTCATCATAATACTGGTGGTCTGA